One window of uncultured Trichococcus sp. genomic DNA carries:
- a CDS encoding 3D domain-containing protein, which yields MNHRKRMGKLILAGLAASLTLSITQVQGSTLDTLTQEEKQTEAQIASVEVTIGETLASINLKQMGIDDLEAQITAAEESQTETRAAIEAQKEVIASRKEQLKTRLVALQTSDATTNQILMLLDSENFADFINRAYVVGQLQAADNEQIESAISEEEKLIVLEEQLADEIQTVKAAESRLKSETTALAEELSSLKSILSDNQTVLSQVKTEYATEAARLAAEEAQAKADAEAVEAAAKTAEQQVAESSSAVAAAESASSTTSASVQESAVASSAQAPVSQITDSSVASVETAPVVNVTTPSVTETPAAQGKTLVVSATAYSRHEAGLSNFTATGIDLSINPMVIAVDPSVIPLGSLVSVPGYGIAIAGDTGGAIIGNKIDLHMEDLNAALAFGRQTLTITILQ from the coding sequence TTGAATCATAGAAAGCGTATGGGGAAACTGATATTGGCCGGCTTGGCAGCAAGTCTGACCCTTTCCATTACACAAGTTCAAGGTTCCACCTTAGATACTTTAACCCAAGAAGAAAAACAGACGGAAGCTCAAATCGCTTCTGTGGAAGTTACGATCGGCGAAACTTTGGCATCGATCAACCTGAAGCAAATGGGGATCGATGACCTGGAAGCGCAGATTACTGCCGCAGAAGAGAGCCAAACCGAGACAAGAGCAGCTATCGAAGCGCAAAAAGAAGTGATCGCTTCGCGGAAAGAACAACTGAAAACACGGCTAGTTGCCTTGCAGACTTCTGATGCAACGACGAACCAGATTTTGATGTTGCTGGATTCCGAAAATTTTGCCGATTTCATCAACAGAGCGTATGTAGTCGGTCAATTGCAGGCTGCCGATAATGAACAAATCGAATCTGCCATTTCGGAAGAGGAGAAACTGATTGTACTGGAAGAGCAGTTGGCTGACGAAATCCAAACAGTCAAGGCTGCAGAAAGCCGTCTGAAATCCGAAACCACTGCGTTGGCGGAAGAATTGAGCTCTTTGAAGAGCATCCTGTCCGACAACCAAACAGTGCTGTCGCAAGTGAAAACCGAGTATGCAACTGAAGCGGCCCGTCTGGCTGCCGAAGAGGCCCAAGCCAAAGCTGATGCCGAGGCGGTTGAAGCCGCAGCGAAAACGGCGGAGCAGCAAGTTGCGGAATCGAGCAGCGCCGTTGCGGCTGCCGAATCTGCATCATCCACAACGTCAGCGTCCGTGCAGGAGAGCGCAGTCGCATCATCTGCACAAGCACCGGTAAGCCAAATCACTGACAGTTCGGTGGCCTCTGTTGAAACTGCACCTGTCGTGAATGTAACCACTCCGAGTGTGACAGAAACGCCTGCTGCGCAGGGCAAAACGTTGGTCGTTTCAGCAACCGCCTATTCGCGCCATGAAGCTGGCCTATCCAACTTTACCGCCACAGGCATCGACTTATCGATCAATCCGATGGTCATCGCAGTGGATCCTTCCGTGATTCCGTTGGGAAGTCTGGTCAGCGTACCGGGCTACGGCATCGCAATTGCAGGAGACACCGGTGGAGCAATCATCGGGAACAAAATCGACTTGCACATGGAAGACCTGAACGCCGCACTTGCTTTCGGCAGACAGACATTGACGATCACCATACTGCAATAA
- a CDS encoding amino acid ABC transporter ATP-binding protein: protein MANAKINVTNLKKSFGSNEVLKGIDLEVAEGEVVCIIGPSGSGKSTLLRCLNKLEDITDGHVLIDGQDITEKTTDINKVREEIGMVFQHFNLFPHLSVMDNITLAPVELKRENKETAKAKALELLETVGLSEKADAFPSSLSGGQKQRVAIARALAMNPEIMLFDEPTSALDPEMVGDVLEVMKKLAKQGMTMVVVTHEMGFAREVGHRVIFMDGGYIVEEGTPDEVFGNPQNPRTQDFLNKVL from the coding sequence ATGGCTAACGCAAAAATAAATGTCACGAACCTGAAGAAAAGCTTCGGCAGCAACGAGGTTTTGAAAGGGATTGACCTTGAAGTCGCTGAAGGCGAAGTGGTCTGCATCATCGGCCCTTCCGGTTCAGGAAAAAGTACGCTTCTGCGCTGTCTGAACAAGCTGGAAGACATCACCGACGGGCACGTGCTGATCGACGGACAGGACATCACCGAAAAAACGACGGACATCAATAAAGTCCGCGAAGAAATCGGGATGGTTTTCCAGCACTTCAACCTATTCCCGCACCTTTCGGTCATGGACAATATCACCTTGGCTCCGGTTGAACTGAAACGGGAAAACAAGGAAACCGCAAAAGCAAAAGCACTTGAATTGTTGGAAACGGTCGGCCTGTCCGAAAAAGCCGACGCTTTCCCTAGCTCCCTGTCCGGCGGTCAAAAGCAACGTGTCGCTATCGCACGCGCGTTGGCAATGAATCCGGAAATCATGCTTTTCGATGAACCGACGTCCGCGCTTGACCCTGAAATGGTCGGCGACGTTCTTGAAGTCATGAAAAAATTGGCAAAACAAGGAATGACCATGGTTGTCGTTACGCATGAAATGGGCTTTGCAAGAGAAGTCGGACATCGCGTCATCTTCATGGATGGCGGATATATCGTCGAAGAAGGCACGCCTGATGAAGTATTCGGCAACCCTCAAAACCCACGTACGCAAGATTTCCTTAACAAAGTTTTGTAA
- a CDS encoding tyrosine-type recombinase/integrase yields the protein MGKRVKLARKYSVGAGIASENKLTIKQCFDKYIFTKKMEGQTKETIATKIRTHKQFHKVIDKFFGYDLPQQLRLDDVRQVINHFQTEYILHEEDKNVSDFYKTKGLAHTTINSLITSNRAFYNWLLDEGYIHENPFDKVKMLKESVSIDALSKQEIKMLLQGFNQKSFAGFRAYVLTVLLLDTGMRNTEAIETKISDIDFSRNVILITADRAKTNRLRYVPFSQKTNKLLRELLSETEEVNTEYLFPTVYGNRPFDKRFYRTQLEDVSKNQGMKHVHPHMLRHTFATQYLMNGGDAISLQKILGHTKLDMTMRYVEFTQSDLSEKHCNFSPIANLK from the coding sequence ATGGGTAAGAGAGTCAAGTTAGCAAGGAAGTACAGTGTGGGAGCAGGAATAGCAAGTGAGAATAAACTAACGATAAAGCAGTGTTTCGACAAGTATATTTTCACAAAAAAAATGGAAGGTCAGACTAAGGAGACCATTGCAACTAAGATAAGAACACATAAACAGTTTCACAAAGTAATCGACAAGTTTTTCGGTTATGACCTCCCACAACAATTGAGATTAGATGATGTTCGTCAAGTTATTAATCATTTCCAAACGGAATACATACTGCACGAGGAGGATAAAAATGTCTCTGATTTCTACAAAACTAAGGGACTTGCACACACAACAATAAACAGCCTTATTACTTCTAATAGGGCGTTCTACAATTGGTTATTAGATGAAGGGTATATACATGAGAATCCTTTTGATAAGGTCAAGATGTTAAAGGAGTCGGTTAGCATTGACGCGCTGAGCAAGCAGGAAATTAAGATGCTTTTGCAAGGGTTCAATCAGAAGAGCTTCGCAGGGTTTAGGGCATATGTCCTCACGGTCCTTTTATTGGACACGGGAATGAGAAACACTGAAGCAATAGAAACAAAGATAAGTGACATAGATTTTTCGAGGAATGTCATCTTAATCACTGCTGATAGAGCAAAAACGAATAGATTGCGTTATGTTCCATTCAGTCAAAAAACAAATAAGTTATTGAGGGAACTGCTTTCTGAGACAGAGGAAGTAAATACGGAATATCTTTTCCCAACTGTCTATGGCAATCGACCTTTTGATAAGCGCTTCTATCGCACGCAATTAGAGGATGTCTCGAAAAATCAAGGAATGAAGCATGTGCATCCACATATGCTCCGACACACTTTTGCAACTCAGTATTTGATGAATGGTGGTGATGCCATCAGCTTACAGAAAATATTAGGGCATACTAAATTAGACATGACAATGCGTTATGTAGAATTCACTCAAAGTGATTTATCAGAGAAACACTGTAACTTCAGTCCTATAGCGAATTTAAAATAG
- a CDS encoding YvrJ family protein, with product MDANVDVLAYMELISNTGFPIVIAMYLLHRMEKKLDALVGAIEELSRAFK from the coding sequence ATGGATGCGAACGTGGACGTGCTGGCGTATATGGAATTGATCAGCAATACCGGCTTTCCGATCGTGATCGCGATGTACCTGTTGCACCGGATGGAAAAGAAGCTGGATGCACTGGTAGGCGCGATCGAAGAACTGAGCCGGGCTTTTAAATGA
- a CDS encoding DNA cytosine methyltransferase, giving the protein MKPLAIDLFCGAGGVSEGVLQAGYHIIYSSDINESVEETYKNRHEQLGYVQGINTFFRRGDIREIESSQILEDLRSLEVYDSIIKDREIDVIFGGPPCQGFSRAGRRDKDDPRNLLFKEYLRVINDIRPRYVVMENVMGFMDTRLDGFIGVKGEEYGMHKLMPDILMKEFELIGYHTLQTQILDASDFGVPQRRKRAIFIAYKNGEKAPSYPAPSLQTKVTVGEAISDLSEGTDTGVSDYIRDSREGRTRDVFGNPVSAPSVLNNEKSTHSLAIVERFSIFKEGENAKDLFKRIQLEGLDLTAYPNLVNEARAKIDNEIELDFIMHNFKTGEISEDDFKLFFTKKMNRFRFNSKQIAPTVVTMPDDYISPYEDRIPTVREMARLQSFDDSFAFLGKRTTGGLRRRVEVPQYSQVGNAVPPLLARAIALELKKYL; this is encoded by the coding sequence ATGAAACCGTTGGCAATTGACCTCTTTTGTGGTGCTGGAGGAGTGAGTGAAGGTGTTCTCCAAGCAGGCTATCATATCATTTATTCTTCGGATATTAATGAAAGTGTGGAAGAAACTTACAAAAACAGACATGAACAATTAGGGTACGTTCAAGGTATCAATACTTTTTTCAGACGAGGTGATATCAGAGAGATTGAGTCGAGCCAAATACTAGAAGACCTTCGGAGTCTTGAAGTTTACGATTCAATCATTAAAGATAGAGAAATCGATGTTATCTTTGGAGGTCCGCCTTGCCAAGGATTTAGTAGGGCAGGTAGAAGGGATAAAGATGACCCTAGAAACTTGCTGTTCAAAGAGTATCTGAGAGTTATTAACGATATTAGGCCTAGATACGTTGTGATGGAAAATGTGATGGGGTTCATGGATACGCGTTTGGACGGTTTTATTGGGGTTAAAGGTGAAGAATATGGGATGCATAAACTTATGCCAGACATTCTTATGAAAGAGTTCGAATTGATTGGTTATCATACACTTCAAACTCAAATTCTGGATGCATCTGACTTTGGAGTCCCACAACGTAGAAAAAGAGCTATATTTATAGCTTACAAGAACGGCGAAAAAGCTCCAAGCTATCCTGCGCCTTCACTACAAACGAAAGTGACTGTTGGTGAAGCAATCAGCGATTTGTCGGAGGGTACTGATACGGGTGTTTCAGACTATATAAGGGACAGCAGAGAGGGGAGGACAAGAGACGTTTTTGGGAACCCTGTGTCCGCACCTTCGGTCCTAAACAATGAAAAATCAACGCATTCATTAGCTATAGTAGAACGTTTCTCCATTTTTAAAGAGGGAGAAAACGCTAAAGACCTTTTCAAAAGAATACAATTGGAAGGTTTAGACTTGACTGCTTATCCTAATTTAGTCAATGAAGCGAGAGCGAAAATTGATAATGAAATTGAACTCGACTTTATCATGCATAACTTTAAAACTGGAGAAATTAGTGAAGATGACTTTAAGTTGTTTTTCACTAAAAAGATGAATAGATTCAGATTTAATTCAAAGCAAATCGCTCCCACTGTGGTAACTATGCCGGATGATTACATTTCACCTTACGAAGATAGGATTCCTACAGTGAGAGAAATGGCTAGATTGCAGTCTTTTGACGACAGTTTTGCATTCCTAGGTAAAAGAACTACTGGTGGTCTTAGAAGAAGAGTAGAAGTACCTCAGTATTCCCAAGTTGGAAATGCAGTTCCTCCTTTGTTAGCGAGAGCAATTGCTCTCGAACTAAAAAAATACCTTTAG
- a CDS encoding amino acid ABC transporter substrate-binding protein/permease, whose translation MLSKKLRLKLPMLFMALGFFIFGSAQHEVVEATETQKFVIATDTTFAPFEFQDASGEFVGIDMELIQAIAEDQGFEVEIRPLGFNAALQALETKQVDGVIAGMSITDERKQTFDFSEPYFESGVVMAVADDSDISSYEDLEGENVAVKTGTEGATFAESIKDEYGFTTTVFEDSANMYQDVLAGNSVAAFEDYPVMAYAIEDQGLALKLATEKEAGSSYGFAVAKDTNPELLAMFNAGLANLKANGTYQAIQEKYLGASVDTSLDVPAQNGKTYIIATDTTFAPFEFQDINGNYVGIDMDLIREIAKNQGFGIEIRPLGFNAALQALEAKQVDAVIAGMSITDERKQTFDFSDPYFESGVVMAVAADSDIDSYEDLEGMNVAVKTGTEGATFAESIKDEYGFTLSTFDDSANMYQDVIAGNSVAAFEDYPVMAYAIEGQGIALKLATEKEAGGSYGIAVAKDTNPELLNMINTGLANLQSNGTYEEIVNRYLGSDTEESNTSFFGLIQENWKTLLQGLGRTILITFASIVIALALGIVIGLFSVSPNKAMNWIATIYVDIMRGVPLIVLAFFVYFSIPQLMGLRMSSTVAGIITLSLNAAAYLAEIFRGGIKAVDVGQMEAGRSLGLTYQTTMNKIILPQAIRIMIPSFINQFVITLKDTSILSIIGLVELTQTGKIIIARTYASGNMWLIIGLMYIIVITILTKISKNLEGRLKNG comes from the coding sequence ATGTTAAGCAAGAAACTGCGACTCAAGTTGCCGATGCTCTTCATGGCTTTGGGCTTTTTTATTTTTGGCTCAGCCCAGCACGAAGTAGTGGAGGCAACAGAAACACAAAAGTTTGTCATCGCAACGGACACAACTTTTGCACCATTTGAATTCCAGGATGCAAGTGGCGAATTTGTCGGCATCGATATGGAACTCATCCAAGCGATTGCGGAGGACCAAGGATTTGAAGTGGAGATTCGTCCATTGGGATTCAATGCTGCGCTGCAGGCCTTGGAGACCAAGCAAGTTGACGGCGTCATCGCCGGCATGAGCATCACCGACGAAAGGAAACAAACCTTTGACTTTTCGGAACCGTATTTTGAAAGTGGCGTAGTCATGGCAGTTGCCGACGACAGCGACATTTCAAGCTACGAAGATTTGGAAGGCGAGAACGTGGCAGTCAAAACCGGAACGGAAGGCGCAACGTTTGCCGAATCCATCAAAGATGAATATGGCTTCACTACCACCGTTTTTGAAGATTCAGCCAACATGTATCAGGATGTCCTAGCCGGCAATTCCGTAGCGGCATTTGAAGACTACCCGGTAATGGCCTACGCCATCGAAGACCAAGGTTTGGCTCTGAAATTGGCTACCGAAAAAGAAGCCGGCAGTTCATACGGTTTTGCGGTAGCTAAAGATACAAACCCTGAATTGTTGGCAATGTTCAACGCAGGCTTGGCCAATCTGAAAGCGAACGGCACTTACCAAGCCATCCAAGAGAAGTATCTTGGTGCTTCCGTGGACACAAGCCTGGATGTTCCGGCACAGAACGGAAAAACCTACATCATCGCAACAGACACAACTTTCGCCCCATTCGAGTTCCAGGATATCAACGGCAACTATGTGGGCATCGACATGGATCTGATCCGCGAAATCGCCAAAAACCAAGGTTTCGGAATCGAAATCCGTCCGTTGGGATTCAATGCGGCCCTACAAGCATTGGAAGCTAAACAAGTGGATGCCGTCATCGCCGGCATGAGCATCACCGACGAGCGCAAACAAACCTTTGATTTCTCTGACCCGTATTTCGAGAGCGGTGTGGTTATGGCAGTTGCTGCCGATAGCGACATCGACAGCTATGAAGATTTGGAAGGCATGAATGTGGCAGTGAAGACCGGTACGGAAGGCGCAACATTTGCTGAATCGATCAAGGATGAATATGGCTTCACTTTATCGACTTTCGATGATTCAGCCAACATGTATCAAGACGTCATCGCCGGCAATTCCGTTGCGGCATTTGAAGATTACCCGGTTATGGCTTACGCCATCGAAGGTCAAGGCATCGCACTGAAACTGGCTACCGAAAAAGAAGCTGGTGGCTCCTACGGAATCGCGGTCGCGAAAGACACGAACCCGGAACTGTTGAACATGATCAACACAGGATTGGCAAACTTGCAGTCCAACGGAACTTATGAAGAAATCGTCAACAGATATCTTGGTTCCGACACAGAGGAAAGCAACACTTCTTTCTTCGGACTGATCCAAGAAAACTGGAAAACATTATTGCAAGGTTTAGGAAGAACGATCCTGATCACTTTTGCATCCATCGTGATCGCCTTGGCACTGGGTATCGTCATCGGCTTGTTCAGCGTTTCCCCTAACAAGGCAATGAACTGGATCGCAACAATCTACGTTGACATCATGCGCGGTGTGCCGTTGATCGTCTTGGCATTCTTTGTATACTTCTCGATTCCGCAATTGATGGGGCTCCGGATGAGCTCGACGGTTGCAGGGATCATCACCCTGAGCTTGAACGCGGCAGCATATCTGGCTGAAATCTTCCGCGGCGGTATCAAAGCGGTTGATGTCGGTCAGATGGAAGCAGGACGCAGCTTAGGTTTGACTTACCAAACGACGATGAACAAAATCATTTTGCCGCAAGCAATCCGCATTATGATCCCTTCATTCATCAACCAATTCGTCATTACCCTGAAAGACACTTCCATCTTATCCATCATCGGCCTTGTCGAGTTGACACAGACTGGTAAAATCATTATCGCCAGAACCTACGCTTCCGGTAACATGTGGTTGATCATCGGCTTGATGTACATCATCGTCATCACGATCCTTACGAAGATTTCCAAAAACCTTGAAGGGAGATTAAAGAATGGCTAA
- a CDS encoding recombinase family protein has protein sequence MIYGYARVSTSKQELDTQLDKLKNAGCERVFKEKITGTSKGGRKELEALMAILVDGDAVKITKIDRLARSIRDLRDIIEKMNEKGVSVEFLDNNMVFNAQTNDPMQKLMLNMIGSFAEFERDMIVSRTQEGKAYSKKHNKDFKDGRPTRKLTPKYLHAIELLETKSYSQVEKLTGISKSTLQRIKRQYTEEKREIREG, from the coding sequence ATGATTTACGGTTATGCAAGGGTGAGCACAAGCAAACAGGAGCTAGACACTCAATTAGATAAGTTAAAGAACGCTGGATGTGAACGCGTTTTCAAAGAAAAGATTACTGGTACAAGCAAAGGCGGACGGAAAGAACTAGAGGCATTAATGGCAATACTTGTAGATGGGGACGCTGTCAAAATAACGAAAATTGACCGCCTAGCACGTTCTATACGTGACTTGAGGGATATAATCGAGAAGATGAATGAAAAAGGTGTCAGCGTCGAATTTTTGGATAATAATATGGTGTTTAATGCTCAGACAAATGACCCGATGCAAAAATTAATGTTGAACATGATTGGCTCTTTTGCAGAGTTTGAACGAGATATGATAGTGTCACGTACACAGGAAGGAAAAGCATATTCAAAGAAGCACAACAAAGACTTTAAAGATGGGCGTCCTACACGGAAGCTAACTCCTAAGTATCTACATGCTATTGAGTTGCTGGAAACTAAGAGTTATAGTCAAGTTGAAAAACTTACGGGCATCAGTAAAAGTACGTTGCAGAGAATTAAAAGGCAGTATACAGAGGAGAAAAGAGAAATCAGGGAGGGGTAA
- a CDS encoding Cof-type HAD-IIB family hydrolase, whose product MIELIVSDMDGTLLNDKMEVSKSNVSAINDANRLGIKFMVATGRGYTEAVPALQEAGIDCPMITLNGGQVFDEDGQLVENLGIDKTTTHHILEDVRKNGLYCELMTSNGIFSDDKVRRIESMTSLLHETNPDTTFKMALVLAVARLELMHVNYVESFKEVLEDHAQQVLKILVFSDSGQSELDPIRSKLDEDSRLVVTSSFRNNIEINHVEAQKGIALAKFAKKRGIPLENVMAIGDNFNDVSMLKVAGASFAVANAEDGVKEFAKYLTSKNSENGVAEAIMRCINENL is encoded by the coding sequence ATGATTGAACTGATCGTCTCGGATATGGACGGCACCTTATTGAATGATAAGATGGAAGTCTCAAAATCGAACGTGAGCGCCATCAATGATGCAAATAGATTAGGCATCAAATTTATGGTCGCTACCGGCAGAGGGTATACCGAAGCTGTACCGGCATTGCAGGAAGCCGGTATCGACTGCCCCATGATTACGCTGAACGGCGGGCAAGTATTTGATGAAGACGGACAACTGGTCGAAAATCTGGGAATCGACAAGACAACCACCCACCATATTTTGGAGGATGTGAGAAAAAACGGTCTCTATTGCGAACTCATGACATCCAACGGTATATTCTCGGATGATAAAGTGCGCCGGATTGAGTCAATGACCTCTTTGCTGCACGAGACAAACCCGGACACAACTTTCAAGATGGCGCTTGTTCTGGCGGTCGCCCGTTTGGAACTGATGCACGTAAACTACGTTGAAAGTTTCAAAGAAGTTTTGGAAGACCATGCCCAGCAAGTCCTGAAGATCCTCGTATTCAGCGATTCCGGACAGAGCGAATTGGATCCGATCCGTTCCAAATTGGATGAGGACAGCCGTTTGGTCGTGACCTCCTCCTTCAGAAACAACATCGAAATCAATCATGTCGAAGCCCAAAAAGGCATCGCCTTGGCTAAATTCGCCAAAAAAAGAGGCATTCCATTGGAGAATGTCATGGCTATCGGGGATAATTTCAATGATGTCTCCATGCTGAAGGTAGCAGGCGCAAGCTTCGCAGTGGCCAACGCGGAAGACGGGGTCAAGGAATTCGCGAAGTACCTCACTTCCAAAAACTCGGAAAATGGCGTTGCCGAAGCCATCATGCGCTGCATCAACGAAAATTTGTGA
- the nrdI gene encoding class Ib ribonucleoside-diphosphate reductase assembly flavoprotein NrdI, translating into MKVVFMSLTGQTRKFVNKLGLETIELTAGNAFRTIEDPFIIVTPTYDKEVTDILVDFIETDQNRAYFKGVAGGGNLNFGKLFGFTAKDLARDYGVPLLHLFEFQGNEKDIQILKEKVTELG; encoded by the coding sequence ATGAAGGTAGTGTTTATGTCGCTGACCGGCCAAACAAGGAAGTTCGTGAATAAACTGGGCCTTGAAACCATCGAGTTGACGGCCGGCAATGCCTTCCGGACGATTGAGGATCCGTTCATCATCGTGACCCCGACCTATGATAAAGAGGTGACGGATATTCTGGTCGACTTCATCGAGACCGACCAGAACCGCGCCTACTTCAAAGGAGTGGCAGGTGGTGGGAACCTGAATTTCGGTAAGCTTTTCGGTTTTACCGCAAAAGACTTGGCACGCGACTATGGCGTCCCGCTGCTGCACTTGTTTGAGTTTCAAGGGAACGAGAAAGACATTCAGATTTTGAAAGAGAAGGTGACGGAACTTGGATAG
- a CDS encoding uracil-DNA glycosylase, whose amino-acid sequence MKIMTKAIIHNEWQEKLEKEFEAPYYQQLRAFLKEEYLNETVYPGMQHIWEAFELTPYNKVKVVILGQDPYHGPNQAHGLSFSVQKGVKLPPSLVNIYKELQDDLGIPPAKHGDLTSWAKQGVFLLNAVLTVRGGEANSHRGKGWELLTDAVIRVLNEREEPVVFILWGNASIAKKVFIDTTKHVVITSPHPSPLSSYRGFFGSKPFSKTNEALKSFGVEPIDWRLPE is encoded by the coding sequence ATGAAAATAATGACTAAAGCAATTATCCATAACGAGTGGCAAGAAAAGCTGGAAAAGGAGTTTGAAGCGCCGTATTATCAGCAGCTGCGCGCCTTCCTGAAGGAAGAATATCTGAACGAGACGGTCTATCCCGGGATGCAGCATATCTGGGAAGCCTTCGAATTGACGCCGTACAACAAGGTGAAGGTGGTCATCCTCGGGCAGGATCCTTATCACGGCCCGAATCAAGCGCATGGATTGAGCTTTTCGGTGCAAAAAGGGGTCAAACTGCCGCCTTCCTTGGTCAACATCTACAAGGAACTGCAGGATGATCTCGGCATCCCGCCTGCGAAACATGGTGATTTGACATCCTGGGCGAAGCAAGGCGTCTTTCTGCTGAACGCGGTGTTGACGGTCCGTGGCGGGGAAGCGAATTCCCATCGCGGAAAAGGCTGGGAACTGTTGACCGATGCCGTCATCCGAGTGCTGAACGAGCGGGAAGAACCCGTCGTCTTCATCCTCTGGGGAAACGCATCGATAGCCAAAAAAGTGTTCATCGACACAACGAAGCATGTCGTGATCACATCGCCGCACCCAAGCCCGCTGTCTTCCTATAGGGGGTTCTTCGGATCGAAGCCTTTTTCCAAAACAAATGAAGCGCTCAAATCATTCGGTGTGGAGCCGATTGACTGGCGCTTACCGGAATAA
- a CDS encoding alpha/beta hydrolase, whose translation MRGKTLKTGKGKLYYQVGGSGEALLLLHGNGESSDIFAKQFPFFTKHFTVYALDTRGHGRSDLGVERLTFKQIATDILALLDKEGIQRIHVLGFSDGGNLGLYLAAHHPERISSLVAMGANYEADGLTDACNEETLERYKELLALPDSDPEKIQRLCIHNLMLEELDLSAEDLRRIQTPTLLVAGEFDLIRDDQTEAMHRLIPGSRKYIVPGGGHDFFVDAPKVLEQLAKKFYSSL comes from the coding sequence ATGAGAGGGAAGACATTGAAGACCGGCAAAGGCAAGCTCTACTATCAGGTAGGGGGTTCCGGTGAGGCGTTGCTGCTGTTGCACGGAAACGGCGAGAGTTCGGACATCTTCGCCAAGCAGTTCCCCTTTTTCACGAAACACTTCACGGTTTATGCGCTTGATACGCGAGGCCACGGCCGATCGGATCTGGGAGTGGAGCGGTTGACATTCAAGCAAATCGCAACGGATATCCTGGCCTTGCTGGATAAGGAAGGGATTCAGCGGATCCATGTGCTCGGGTTCAGTGATGGCGGCAATCTGGGCTTGTATTTAGCGGCTCACCATCCGGAGCGGATATCTTCTTTGGTAGCGATGGGGGCGAATTACGAAGCGGACGGCCTGACCGACGCCTGCAATGAGGAAACGTTGGAACGATACAAGGAGCTGCTCGCGTTGCCGGATTCCGATCCGGAAAAAATCCAGCGACTGTGCATCCATAATCTGATGCTGGAGGAACTGGACCTTTCTGCCGAGGACCTGCGCCGTATCCAAACGCCGACTTTGCTGGTGGCGGGTGAATTCGATCTGATCCGTGACGACCAAACGGAGGCGATGCACCGCCTGATTCCCGGTTCGCGGAAATACATCGTGCCCGGTGGTGGCCATGACTTTTTCGTGGATGCTCCGAAAGTGCTGGAACAGCTGGCGAAAAAATTCTATTCAAGTTTGTGA